The following proteins are co-located in the Deinococcus metallilatus genome:
- a CDS encoding DUF58 domain-containing protein: MNLLRRRRSVTAPPPVPSGVRPPPERPAQLLRRLEFRVVRRLDGFLFGDYRGLFYGPSLDLAEVREYQPGDEVRRIDWNVTARSGRLHVRQYREERELTVWLLVDTSASMNFGTRRTLKRDLAREFAGVAALVVTRHGDKIGVSTFGASSDVVPPRGGRSQALAVLNLLARPARPEQPQPADLASALKAAERTLRRRSLVFVVSDFLEPGSGGWAGALGRLAQRHDVVAVRVSDPAERTLPDVGGLRLRDPETGEELWLDTSDPQVRAAHARLVGERDRALRRALQSAQVDLLDLDTERDPVGPLLRFAAVRRGRRP; this comes from the coding sequence ATGAACCTGCTTAGACGCCGCCGCAGCGTGACCGCCCCGCCGCCGGTGCCCAGCGGGGTCCGGCCACCGCCGGAACGCCCCGCCCAACTGCTGCGGCGGCTGGAATTCAGGGTGGTGCGGCGCCTCGACGGTTTCCTGTTCGGGGATTACCGGGGCCTCTTCTACGGTCCCAGCCTCGACCTGGCCGAGGTGCGCGAGTACCAGCCGGGCGACGAGGTGCGCCGCATCGACTGGAACGTCACCGCGCGCAGCGGACGGCTGCACGTGCGGCAGTACCGCGAGGAACGCGAACTGACCGTCTGGCTGCTGGTGGATACCTCGGCCTCCATGAACTTCGGCACGCGCCGCACCCTCAAACGGGACCTCGCGCGCGAGTTCGCGGGGGTGGCGGCGCTGGTGGTCACCCGCCACGGCGACAAGATCGGCGTCAGCACCTTCGGGGCCAGCTCGGATGTGGTCCCGCCGCGCGGCGGGCGTTCGCAGGCGCTGGCGGTGCTGAACCTGCTCGCCCGGCCCGCCCGCCCGGAGCAGCCGCAGCCTGCCGATCTGGCCTCGGCCCTGAAGGCCGCCGAACGCACGTTGCGGCGGCGCTCGCTGGTGTTCGTGGTGTCGGACTTTCTGGAGCCGGGCAGCGGGGGCTGGGCCGGTGCCCTGGGCCGCCTGGCGCAGCGCCACGACGTGGTGGCCGTGCGCGTCTCGGACCCCGCCGAGCGGACCCTGCCGGATGTGGGCGGGCTGCGGCTGCGTGACCCGGAAACGGGAGAGGAGCTGTGGCTCGATACCTCCGACCCGCAGGTGCGCGCCGCACATGCCCGGCTGGTGGGCGAGCGGGACCGGGCGCTGCGGCGGGCGCTGCAATCGGCCCAGGTGGACCTGCTGGACCTGGACACCGAGCGGGACCCGGTGGGGCCCCTGCTGCGCTTTGCGGCAGTCCGCCGGGGGCGGCGCCCATGA
- a CDS encoding VWA domain-containing protein — MTFGFPALLWLLLLLPLAAWVLWLGARRRERQARRYADPHLLGAVLRAGRGPRRRLPLLLQLGALALLLFAAAQPVARPRLPVNQAAVMIALDASRSMLADDVPPSRLEAARAIARQFLALAPASTRIGFLTFSDNASVLVPPTTDRQEVLGALNRVKPAQATSFASALVSGVRALPQRENAVPPRELLEGQPAPRSTPLDPRTLPPGAILLLSDGISNRGANPLLAARFASDEQVKLYAVAVGREGGAVSRVEGQLVFVPFDTRELLRLTQLTGGQFLSPPDPEGLRRLYRDLGTAIRWEPSELGLSGPVAGLAALLLVLGGGLALAWQRRVP; from the coding sequence ATGACCTTCGGTTTTCCCGCCCTGCTCTGGCTGCTGCTGCTGCTGCCGCTGGCGGCGTGGGTACTGTGGCTGGGCGCCCGGCGCCGCGAGCGGCAGGCCCGGCGCTACGCCGACCCGCACCTGCTCGGGGCGGTGCTGCGCGCCGGACGTGGCCCGCGCCGCCGCCTGCCGCTGCTGCTCCAACTGGGCGCGCTGGCCCTGCTGCTGTTCGCGGCCGCGCAGCCGGTCGCCCGGCCCCGCCTGCCGGTCAACCAGGCGGCGGTGATGATCGCGCTCGACGCCTCGCGCTCGATGCTCGCGGACGACGTGCCGCCCTCCCGGCTGGAGGCGGCGCGGGCCATTGCGCGGCAGTTCCTGGCGCTGGCACCTGCCTCCACCCGGATCGGCTTCCTGACCTTCTCGGACAACGCCTCGGTGCTGGTGCCGCCCACCACCGACCGTCAGGAGGTGCTGGGCGCCCTGAACCGGGTGAAGCCCGCGCAGGCGACCTCGTTCGCCAGCGCCCTGGTGAGCGGCGTGCGGGCCCTGCCGCAGCGCGAGAACGCGGTCCCGCCGCGTGAGTTGCTGGAAGGCCAGCCCGCCCCGCGCAGCACCCCGCTTGACCCGCGGACGCTGCCTCCCGGCGCGATCCTGCTGCTTTCCGACGGCATCTCGAACCGGGGGGCCAATCCGCTGCTGGCCGCGCGCTTCGCCTCCGACGAGCAGGTCAAGCTGTACGCCGTCGCGGTGGGCCGGGAGGGCGGCGCGGTCAGCCGGGTGGAGGGCCAGCTGGTGTTCGTCCCGTTCGATACCCGGGAACTGCTCCGCCTGACCCAGCTCACCGGCGGACAGTTCCTCTCCCCACCCGACCCGGAGGGGCTGCGCCGGTTGTACCGCGACCTCGGCACGGCGATCCGCTGGGAGCCGAGCGAACTGGGGCTGAGCGGACCCGTGGCCGGGCTGGCGGCGCTGCTGCTGGTGCTGGGCGGCGGCCTCGCGCTGGCCTGGCAGCGGAGGGTGCCGTGA
- a CDS encoding VWA domain-containing protein yields the protein MSFGWPWALVPLGLLPLLVWLYLRGLARPAEAAALHPDLPLLARASGRPHPLRRHAPALLYLVALTLALLALARPHAPLPLPDNRTTIMLAIDVSRSMEAQDIEPNRFVAAQEAARRFVKSLPEGARVGLTSFAGYAVLNSPPTTQHAQVFAAIDALNMANSTAIGEGLLEALHALPGRGPDAPAGKERVPAAIVLLSDGRNNSGPDPLEAAAQARKLAVKVYTVGLGTQNGNLRSNRWDGFRGGVDAATLQQIAAATGGRYFEARSADQLSSIYHDLGRSLGWTLQPREVSGFVAALAGLALLGSLAVSELLTRRLL from the coding sequence ATGAGTTTTGGCTGGCCCTGGGCGCTCGTCCCGCTGGGGCTGCTCCCCCTGCTGGTGTGGCTGTACCTGCGCGGGCTGGCCCGGCCCGCCGAGGCCGCCGCGCTGCACCCGGATTTGCCGCTGCTCGCGCGGGCCAGCGGGCGCCCGCACCCCCTGAGGCGGCATGCCCCGGCGCTGCTGTACCTGGTGGCCCTCACCCTGGCGCTGCTGGCCCTGGCCCGGCCTCACGCGCCGCTCCCGCTGCCCGACAACCGGACGACGATCATGCTGGCCATCGATGTCTCGCGCTCGATGGAGGCCCAGGACATCGAACCCAACCGCTTCGTCGCCGCGCAGGAGGCCGCGCGCCGCTTCGTGAAGTCGTTGCCGGAGGGCGCGCGGGTCGGCCTGACCTCGTTTGCCGGGTACGCCGTCCTCAACTCGCCGCCCACGACGCAACACGCCCAGGTCTTCGCCGCCATCGACGCGCTGAACATGGCCAACAGCACCGCCATCGGCGAGGGGCTGCTGGAGGCGCTGCACGCCCTGCCGGGACGCGGCCCGGACGCTCCTGCGGGCAAGGAACGGGTACCTGCGGCCATCGTGCTGCTTTCCGACGGCCGCAACAACAGCGGCCCCGACCCGCTCGAAGCGGCGGCGCAGGCCAGGAAGCTGGCGGTGAAGGTCTACACCGTGGGCCTCGGCACCCAGAACGGCAACTTGCGCAGCAACCGCTGGGACGGCTTCCGGGGCGGCGTCGACGCCGCGACCCTTCAGCAGATCGCCGCCGCGACCGGCGGGCGCTACTTCGAGGCGCGCTCCGCCGATCAGCTCAGCTCGATCTACCACGACCTCGGCCGCTCACTGGGCTGGACCTTGCAGCCCCGCGAGGTTTCGGGCTTCGTCGCCGCGCTGGCCGGACTGGCGCTGCTGGGGAGCCTCGCCGTCTCGGAACTGCTGACCCGGCGCCTCCTTTAG
- a CDS encoding carbohydrate ABC transporter permease: MTATTALPRKRVDLRTGLAYLVLTLGVILTLFPFAWMLLTSLKSFQELFNLAFFPADPTLDNYRQVLGGTQFLQWFGNSLLVATVTTLSVLFFDSLVGYTLAKFDFPGKNLVFILILSTLMIPTEMLVIPWFVGVTDLHLTRSVPGAYFAILFPGLMSAFGVFLMRQFFESVPGDLLEAARIDGMHEFGIFWHIALPLVRPALASLAIFTFLGNWNAFLWPLIVIQQPQFRTLPVGTALFNGEAGTQWGLIMAASSLAVIPVLLVFAFFQRQIIEGIVLTGMKG; encoded by the coding sequence TTGACGGCCACGACCGCCCTTCCCCGCAAGCGGGTGGACCTGCGGACGGGCCTCGCCTATCTGGTCCTCACGCTGGGCGTGATCCTCACGCTCTTTCCCTTCGCCTGGATGCTGCTCACCAGCCTGAAAAGCTTTCAGGAACTCTTCAACCTGGCCTTTTTCCCCGCCGACCCCACGCTGGACAACTACCGGCAGGTGTTGGGCGGGACGCAGTTCCTCCAGTGGTTCGGCAACAGCCTGCTGGTGGCGACGGTGACGACCCTCAGCGTGCTGTTCTTCGACTCGCTGGTGGGGTACACCCTCGCCAAGTTCGACTTTCCCGGCAAGAACCTGGTGTTCATCCTGATTCTCTCCACGCTGATGATCCCCACCGAGATGCTGGTCATCCCCTGGTTCGTGGGCGTCACCGACCTGCACCTCACGAGATCGGTGCCCGGCGCCTACTTCGCCATCCTGTTCCCCGGCCTGATGAGTGCCTTCGGGGTGTTCCTGATGCGGCAGTTCTTCGAGAGCGTGCCGGGTGACCTGCTGGAAGCCGCGCGCATCGACGGGATGCACGAGTTCGGCATCTTCTGGCACATCGCGCTGCCGCTGGTGCGCCCGGCCCTCGCCAGCCTCGCCATCTTCACGTTCCTGGGCAACTGGAATGCCTTCCTGTGGCCGCTCATCGTGATCCAGCAGCCCCAGTTCCGCACCCTCCCGGTCGGCACGGCCCTGTTTAACGGCGAGGCGGGGACGCAGTGGGGGCTGATCATGGCGGCGAGCAGTCTGGCGGTGATTCCGGTGCTGCTGGTGTTTGCGTTCTTCCAGCGCCAGATCATCGAGGGCATCGTCCTCACGGGGATGAAAGGCTGA
- a CDS encoding carbohydrate ABC transporter permease, translating to MATTSEARGDRAPARSSARPGSLRRHQILTAYTFLLLPLLFFLIVRFIPTLMALRLSLFDWNILKEQQPFLGLENYRALLQDEKFGQALKNTALYTLIGVPAQLVLGLGIALLLGRIRAFQGLYRALYFAPYVTPIVAAAWVWQWVFSPQFGPVNTFLMWLHIPPQAFLTSPSQALPTTAALVVWQNLGFQVVLFLAGLAAIPRVYYEVAEIDGASSPQAFWKITLPLLNPTIVFSVVTGTIAYLQLFTQVVNLNFTDQGGPLGSTMTVALYIYQLAFGRYQMGYASAITVVLFVIILLITLLQLRFLTRRYDV from the coding sequence ATGGCTACTACAAGTGAGGCGCGGGGGGACCGGGCACCCGCCCGTTCCTCCGCCCGCCCCGGTTCATTGCGGCGGCACCAGATTCTCACCGCGTACACCTTCCTGCTGCTGCCGCTGCTGTTCTTCCTGATCGTCCGCTTCATCCCGACCCTGATGGCCCTGCGCCTCAGCCTCTTTGACTGGAACATCCTCAAGGAGCAGCAGCCTTTTTTGGGGCTGGAGAACTACCGGGCGCTCCTCCAGGACGAGAAATTCGGCCAGGCGCTGAAGAATACGGCGCTGTACACCCTGATCGGCGTTCCGGCGCAGCTTGTCCTGGGCCTGGGCATCGCGCTCTTGCTGGGCCGCATTCGCGCCTTTCAAGGGCTTTACCGCGCCCTGTACTTCGCGCCGTACGTGACGCCCATCGTGGCTGCCGCCTGGGTGTGGCAATGGGTGTTCAGCCCGCAGTTCGGGCCGGTGAATACCTTCCTGATGTGGCTGCATATCCCGCCGCAGGCGTTTCTGACCTCCCCGAGTCAGGCACTCCCGACGACCGCCGCGCTGGTCGTCTGGCAGAACCTGGGCTTCCAGGTGGTGCTGTTCCTCGCCGGGCTTGCCGCGATTCCCCGCGTGTACTACGAGGTGGCGGAGATTGACGGGGCCAGCAGCCCCCAGGCGTTCTGGAAGATCACCCTGCCCCTGCTGAACCCCACCATCGTCTTCAGCGTGGTGACCGGGACCATCGCCTACCTGCAACTGTTCACGCAGGTGGTGAACCTCAACTTCACCGACCAGGGCGGGCCGCTGGGCAGCACCATGACCGTTGCCCTCTACATCTACCAGCTCGCCTTCGGGCGCTACCAGATGGGCTACGCCTCCGCGATCACGGTGGTGCTGTTCGTGATCATCCTGCTCATCACGCTGCTGCAACTGCGCTTCCTGACCCGGAGGTATGACGTTTGA
- a CDS encoding extracellular solute-binding protein produces the protein MRKFLTLALTLTATAAAAPVTLTYWQYDYASKVDTMNKLIQKFEAQNPDIRIKQETFPYDAYNQKVASSVPAGQGPDVVNLYYGWLPQYVDSGYLQPLPAKDFPAKQIESTFVPMVQTSKIGGQYYALPTAVRTLAVFYNKDLFKQAGVLTPPRTWEDFIAAAQKVVKGAPPRFTTLGFGIQPDGQDYHVVREVLVRQFGGAPYSKDGRQVTYDSDAGVKAMTFYTDLYTKYKLGTPNFFPGNNSYRDAFIAGKVGMIIDGSFAIGTIQKGAKFNWGVVPLPVFKGNGVRSNFGSCWVNGITKNAKGDKLAAAVKFLKFLTSEDTQRTWLQSVGEIPASKKLANDPTLRRDPVYGPFVYALPFAHSTLFVDEAGQRKAWVDAINSVILQGDSPTNAVKKAAADEQKILNGYYK, from the coding sequence ATGCGCAAGTTCCTCACGCTGGCCCTCACCCTCACCGCCACCGCCGCCGCTGCGCCCGTCACCCTCACCTACTGGCAGTACGACTACGCCAGCAAGGTCGACACCATGAACAAGCTGATCCAGAAGTTCGAGGCGCAGAACCCCGACATTAGAATCAAGCAGGAAACCTTCCCCTACGACGCCTACAACCAGAAGGTGGCCTCCAGCGTCCCGGCGGGGCAGGGTCCCGACGTGGTGAACCTCTACTACGGCTGGCTGCCGCAGTACGTGGACAGCGGGTACCTCCAGCCGCTGCCCGCCAAGGACTTCCCGGCGAAGCAGATCGAGAGTACCTTCGTGCCGATGGTCCAGACCAGCAAGATCGGGGGGCAGTATTACGCGCTGCCGACCGCCGTCCGCACGCTGGCCGTCTTCTACAACAAGGACCTGTTCAAGCAGGCCGGGGTGCTGACGCCCCCGCGCACCTGGGAAGATTTCATCGCTGCCGCGCAGAAGGTCGTGAAGGGCGCACCGCCCCGCTTCACCACGCTGGGTTTCGGCATCCAGCCCGACGGTCAGGACTACCATGTCGTGCGCGAGGTGCTGGTGCGGCAGTTCGGCGGCGCGCCCTACAGCAAGGACGGCAGGCAGGTCACCTACGACAGCGACGCGGGCGTGAAGGCGATGACCTTCTACACCGACCTCTACACCAAGTACAAGCTGGGCACGCCCAACTTCTTCCCCGGCAACAACAGCTACCGCGACGCCTTTATCGCCGGGAAGGTCGGCATGATCATCGACGGGTCCTTTGCCATCGGCACCATCCAGAAGGGCGCGAAGTTCAACTGGGGCGTGGTGCCGCTGCCCGTGTTCAAGGGGAACGGTGTCCGCAGCAACTTCGGCTCCTGCTGGGTGAACGGCATCACCAAGAACGCCAAGGGCGACAAGCTCGCCGCCGCCGTCAAGTTCCTGAAGTTCCTGACCAGCGAGGACACCCAGCGCACCTGGCTCCAGTCAGTGGGGGAGATCCCGGCGAGCAAGAAGCTGGCGAACGATCCCACCCTGCGCCGTGACCCGGTCTACGGTCCCTTCGTGTACGCCCTGCCCTTCGCGCACTCGACCCTGTTCGTGGACGAGGCCGGGCAGCGCAAGGCCTGGGTGGACGCGATCAATTCGGTGATCCTGCAAGGGGACAGTCCCACGAACGCCGTGAAGAAGGCAGCGGCGGACGAGCAGAAGATTCTGAATGGCTACTACAAGTGA
- a CDS encoding argininosuccinate lyase, whose amino-acid sequence MWHDTYLSTVLRPDDAYARAHLLPHLFDALTAHALMLDTQGLPHAGQAASLLRALRRAPFPPYDPQVEDVFFSLDRRLADEDPEAAGALRTALSRNDLDMTLYRLNARERLMRASQRLLHLRRTLLDLAGREVDTVIVAYTHHQPAQPTTLAHYLAGLENVLARDTGRMFAALGRVNLSPMGAVALAGTSFPIDRQLTSRLLAFDRPIENTYDAVSASDWQVELAGTVTAAATTLSRGVYDLLLWASRGLLTLEDGLVQGSSVMPQKRNPVALEHARTKFSKAIGATQSVMLCAHNVPFGDINDPGPDMQPPLHSMWQELCEGVELLTAALTAPVINRTAWREEAEGSGSAVTELADVIARQQGGGFRQAHGAVKTLLAQLQASGRPLASVTAGDLAPLGVQLPERELAAALDPAAFIARRTTFGGPAPAVMRGALHTARERLEQDILIHQHTQQRFADARTRLEGGTEG is encoded by the coding sequence GTGTGGCATGACACTTACCTGTCCACCGTCCTGAGGCCTGATGATGCCTATGCGAGAGCGCACCTGCTGCCGCACCTGTTCGACGCGCTCACCGCCCACGCGCTGATGCTGGACACCCAGGGGTTGCCCCACGCCGGACAGGCGGCGTCCCTGCTCCGCGCCCTGAGACGTGCCCCCTTCCCGCCTTACGATCCCCAGGTCGAGGACGTGTTCTTCAGCCTGGACCGGCGCCTCGCGGATGAGGACCCGGAGGCGGCGGGGGCGCTGCGCACCGCGCTGTCCCGCAATGACCTGGACATGACCCTCTACCGCCTCAATGCCCGTGAGCGCCTGATGCGGGCCAGCCAGCGCCTGCTGCACCTGCGCCGCACCTTGCTGGACCTCGCCGGACGTGAGGTGGACACCGTCATCGTCGCCTACACGCACCATCAGCCTGCCCAGCCCACCACACTCGCGCATTATCTCGCCGGACTCGAGAACGTGCTGGCGCGCGACACCGGGCGGATGTTCGCCGCCCTGGGGCGGGTGAACCTGAGTCCGATGGGCGCGGTGGCGCTGGCAGGCACCAGCTTTCCGATTGACCGGCAACTGACCTCGCGCCTGCTGGCCTTCGACCGGCCCATCGAGAACACCTACGACGCGGTGAGTGCCAGCGACTGGCAGGTGGAACTGGCCGGAACCGTCACGGCGGCGGCCACCACCCTGTCGCGCGGCGTCTACGACCTGCTGCTGTGGGCGTCCCGGGGCCTCCTCACCCTGGAAGACGGCCTGGTGCAGGGCAGCAGCGTGATGCCCCAGAAGCGCAACCCGGTGGCCCTGGAACATGCCCGGACGAAGTTCAGCAAGGCCATCGGCGCCACGCAGAGCGTGATGCTGTGCGCGCATAACGTGCCCTTCGGGGACATCAACGACCCCGGCCCAGATATGCAGCCGCCCCTCCACAGCATGTGGCAGGAGTTGTGCGAGGGCGTGGAACTGCTCACCGCCGCGCTGACTGCCCCGGTGATCAACCGCACCGCCTGGCGAGAGGAAGCGGAGGGGAGCGGATCAGCCGTCACCGAACTCGCGGACGTGATCGCCCGGCAGCAGGGGGGCGGGTTCCGTCAGGCGCACGGGGCGGTCAAGACCCTGCTGGCGCAACTTCAGGCCTCAGGCCGCCCACTCGCGTCCGTCACCGCTGGGGACCTGGCGCCCCTGGGGGTCCAGTTGCCCGAAAGGGAACTGGCCGCCGCACTCGACCCCGCCGCCTTCATCGCCCGCCGCACGACCTTTGGCGGTCCGGCCCCCGCGGTAATGCGGGGGGCCCTCCACACGGCGCGGGAACGGCTGGAGCAGGACATACTCATCCATCAGCACACCCAGCAACGCTTCGCAGACGCCCGGACACGTCTGGAAGGAGGAACGGAAGGGTGA